A window of Selenomonas ruminantium subsp. lactilytica TAM6421 contains these coding sequences:
- a CDS encoding phage tail tip lysozyme — MNVDIVETNLDFSSLSKRSCTDMIVIHHTGSPDMDASAEQIHGWHLNNGWAGIGYHYVIRKNGTIERGRPEWAVGSHAYGENDHTIGVHLSGDFLHVAPTDEQIEKCAMLIASLSAAYGIPIDREHVVGHGELMATDCPGVNLQALLDDGTITGKANWYRYGNVSQDKAADKTLPEERIWQFLKGKGLSDYAAAGIMGNLYAESGLIPTNLEDYYECKLGMSDDEYTCAVDAGEYPNFVHDRAGYGLAQWTYYSRKAGLLKYARAKGKSIGDLDMQLEFLWQELQLNQSLMDKLAEAGSVQEASNAVLFDFERPADQSEAVQSIRAGYGQDYYDDFALTNKLVMEEEESMRYNNVAEVPEWAQPTIQKMIDKGLLGGTSGKDNLDLTLEMIRVFVVNDRAGLY, encoded by the coding sequence ATGAACGTTGATATTGTAGAGACCAATCTTGACTTTTCAAGCTTGTCCAAGCGCAGCTGTACAGACATGATTGTAATCCATCATACAGGCTCACCGGATATGGATGCTTCGGCTGAGCAGATTCATGGATGGCATCTTAACAACGGCTGGGCGGGCATTGGCTATCATTATGTTATCCGCAAAAATGGCACGATTGAGAGAGGGCGCCCGGAATGGGCAGTTGGCAGCCATGCTTATGGTGAAAACGATCATACCATAGGTGTGCATTTATCGGGAGATTTTTTGCACGTTGCCCCAACAGATGAGCAGATTGAAAAGTGTGCGATGCTTATTGCCAGCCTGAGTGCTGCTTATGGCATTCCTATAGACCGGGAACACGTTGTTGGCCATGGGGAGCTCATGGCCACAGACTGCCCAGGTGTAAATCTGCAGGCATTGCTGGATGATGGCACAATAACTGGCAAGGCCAACTGGTACAGGTATGGCAATGTGTCACAAGATAAGGCTGCGGACAAAACTTTGCCTGAGGAACGGATTTGGCAGTTTCTGAAGGGGAAAGGGCTTAGTGATTATGCAGCAGCTGGTATTATGGGAAATCTCTATGCGGAGAGTGGTCTCATCCCTACCAATCTGGAAGACTACTACGAGTGCAAACTGGGAATGTCGGACGATGAATATACGTGCGCTGTAGATGCCGGCGAATATCCGAATTTTGTGCATGATAGAGCAGGGTATGGGCTGGCTCAGTGGACATACTATAGCCGGAAGGCGGGCTTGCTGAAATATGCCAGAGCTAAAGGAAAATCTATCGGTGATTTGGATATGCAGCTGGAATTCTTGTGGCAGGAATTACAACTGAATCAATCGCTGATGGATAAACTTGCCGAGGCTGGCTCCGTTCAAGAGGCCAGCAATGCGGTTCTATTTGATTTTGAACGTCCTGCAGATCAGAGTGAAGCAGTACAGTCAATCCGGGCTGGGTACGGGCAGGACTATTATGATGATTTTGCCTTGACCAATAAGCTGGTGATGGAGGAGGAAGAATCCATGCGATATAATAATGTAGCAGAGGTGCCGGAATGGGCGCAGCCGACAATCCAGAAAATGATTGATAAAGGTTTGCTGGGCGGAACCAGCGGTAAGGACAATCTGGATTTGACATTGGAAATGATACGTGTTTTTGTGGTCAATGATAGAGCTGGCCTGTACTGA
- the pflB gene encoding formate C-acetyltransferase, giving the protein MNENWQGFRPGKWQTKIDVRDFIQKNYTPYEGEADFLAEATANTTAVWEECKKLLAEERKKGGVLDVDTETVSTTISHAPGYIDKEHETVVGLQLDAPLKRGLIVNGGLRMAQQAADAYGYKVSDKITEIYSKHVKTHNEAVFELYTPEMRKARHLGLLTGLPDAYGRGRIIGDYRRVALYGVDRLIEQKKLDKEEMYGGAMDAEKMRARSEIAQQIKALNDLKTMAKSYGFDISVPAKNAKEAVQWVYFGYLASVKEQNGAAMSIGRVSTFLDIYMERDLASGVITEAEAQELMDQLVIKLRMVRMLRTPEYNELFAGDPIWVTESVGGMGEDGRTLVTKNSFRILHTLENLGPSPEPNLTVLWSKRLPAGFKKYAAEISIKTSAIQYENDEVMRPAYGDDYGITCCVSAMKLGKMMQFFGARANLAKSLLLAINGGKDEKSNEQLAPEIPLPTGEVLDYAEVRHKYSQVLAWLAELYVDTMNVIHYSHDLHAYEAGQMALHDSKIERLMAFGVAGLSCAVDSLSAIKYARVTSIRNEFGVATDFKVEGDFPKFGNNDPRVDELAHELTHEFITELRKHKAYRGAEHTLSILTITSNVMYGKKTGTTPDGRKLGEPLAPGANPMHGRDKSGALAAMKSIAHLDYADCRDGISYTFSMIPSALGKTEEIRVQNLTAMLDGYSGYEAHHININVLDRAVLEDAMEHPENYPQLTIRVSGYAVNFIKLDRPHQLEVIQRTFYETM; this is encoded by the coding sequence ATGAACGAGAATTGGCAGGGATTCCGTCCCGGAAAATGGCAGACGAAGATTGATGTGCGTGATTTTATCCAGAAGAACTATACGCCTTATGAGGGGGAGGCAGATTTTCTGGCTGAAGCTACGGCTAACACCACGGCTGTCTGGGAGGAATGCAAGAAGCTGCTGGCGGAAGAACGCAAAAAAGGCGGCGTATTGGATGTAGATACCGAAACGGTTTCCACCACTATCTCCCATGCACCTGGTTATATCGATAAGGAACATGAAACCGTCGTCGGTTTGCAGCTGGATGCACCTTTGAAGCGCGGCCTGATCGTCAACGGCGGTCTGCGCATGGCCCAGCAGGCGGCAGATGCCTATGGCTACAAGGTCAGCGACAAGATCACGGAAATCTATTCCAAACATGTGAAAACCCATAATGAAGCGGTGTTTGAGCTCTATACGCCGGAAATGCGCAAGGCCCGTCATTTAGGCCTGCTCACCGGTCTGCCCGATGCTTATGGCCGTGGCCGCATCATTGGCGACTATCGCCGGGTGGCGCTCTATGGTGTGGATCGTCTGATCGAGCAGAAGAAGCTGGATAAGGAAGAGATGTACGGCGGGGCCATGGATGCGGAGAAGATGCGTGCCCGCAGCGAGATTGCCCAGCAGATCAAGGCCTTGAATGATCTTAAGACCATGGCTAAGAGCTATGGCTTTGACATCAGCGTGCCGGCAAAGAACGCCAAAGAAGCTGTGCAGTGGGTGTATTTCGGCTATCTGGCTTCCGTCAAGGAGCAGAATGGCGCGGCCATGTCCATCGGCCGTGTGAGCACCTTCCTGGATATCTATATGGAACGGGATCTGGCAAGTGGTGTCATTACGGAAGCGGAAGCCCAGGAGCTTATGGATCAGCTGGTCATCAAGCTGCGCATGGTGCGCATGCTGCGTACGCCGGAATATAATGAGCTCTTTGCCGGCGATCCCATCTGGGTGACGGAGTCCGTAGGCGGCATGGGGGAAGATGGCCGTACCTTGGTCACGAAGAACTCCTTCCGTATCCTGCATACGCTGGAAAATCTCGGCCCCTCCCCGGAACCGAACCTTACGGTGCTCTGGTCCAAGCGTCTGCCGGCTGGCTTCAAGAAGTATGCGGCTGAGATCTCCATCAAGACCAGCGCCATCCAGTATGAAAATGATGAAGTGATGCGTCCGGCTTATGGCGATGACTATGGCATCACCTGCTGCGTATCGGCCATGAAGCTGGGCAAGATGATGCAGTTCTTCGGTGCCCGGGCCAACCTGGCCAAATCCTTGCTGCTGGCCATCAATGGTGGCAAGGATGAGAAGAGCAATGAGCAGCTGGCACCGGAAATCCCCCTGCCCACGGGTGAGGTGCTGGATTATGCGGAAGTCCGCCATAAATATTCCCAGGTGCTGGCATGGCTGGCCGAGCTCTATGTGGACACCATGAATGTGATCCACTATTCCCATGACCTGCATGCTTATGAAGCTGGCCAGATGGCCCTCCATGACAGCAAGATCGAACGTCTGATGGCCTTCGGCGTGGCAGGTCTGTCCTGTGCGGTGGATTCCCTGTCGGCCATCAAGTATGCCAGGGTGACGTCCATCCGCAATGAATTCGGCGTAGCGACGGATTTCAAAGTGGAAGGTGACTTCCCGAAATTTGGCAACAACGATCCTCGCGTAGATGAACTGGCGCATGAATTGACCCATGAGTTCATCACGGAGCTCCGCAAGCACAAGGCTTATCGCGGTGCAGAGCACACCCTGTCCATCCTGACCATCACGTCCAATGTCATGTACGGCAAGAAGACGGGCACGACGCCGGATGGCCGCAAGCTTGGCGAGCCGCTGGCTCCGGGGGCGAACCCCATGCATGGCCGGGATAAGAGCGGGGCACTGGCTGCCATGAAGTCCATTGCCCATCTGGATTATGCGGACTGTCGGGATGGTATCTCCTATACTTTCTCTATGATTCCGTCGGCATTGGGCAAGACCGAGGAGATTCGGGTGCAGAATCTCACGGCGATGTTGGATGGTTACAGCGGCTACGAAGCCCATCATATCAATATCAATGTATTGGATCGGGCCGTGCTGGAAGATGCCATGGAGCATCCGGAGAATTATCCGCAGCTGACCATCCGTGTTTCCGGTTATGCGGTGAACTTCATCAAGCTTGACCGTCCGCATCAGCTGGAAGTGATTCAGCGTACCTTCTACGAAACAATGTAA
- the pflA gene encoding pyruvate formate-lyase-activating protein: protein MVKGFYHSKLTFGTMDGPGIRYVLFLAGCRMGCAFCHNPDTWAQGQQLITAEEVLQEAEDYRQFYDSSGGGITVSGGEPLLQPEFVAELLAKAKARGWHTVIDTCGLAGKEAVMQVLPYVDRVLFSLKGSTEGSYHDLTKAKRKDILANLRLIAARKPVTLRYVLIPGYTDGKDSLAALIGIVHALPQTVEVEVLPYHTMGIVKWDELGWDYTLRDVPEPSKGEVDSFRQSLRQAGIRLAATEN, encoded by the coding sequence ATGGTAAAGGGATTCTATCATTCTAAGCTCACCTTTGGCACGATGGACGGCCCGGGTATCCGCTATGTGCTGTTCCTGGCCGGCTGCCGGATGGGCTGTGCGTTCTGCCACAATCCCGACACTTGGGCCCAGGGACAGCAGCTGATCACGGCAGAGGAAGTATTGCAGGAGGCTGAGGACTATCGTCAGTTCTACGATTCCTCGGGGGGCGGTATCACCGTTTCCGGCGGGGAACCGCTGCTGCAGCCGGAGTTTGTGGCGGAGCTGCTGGCCAAGGCCAAAGCCCGGGGCTGGCATACAGTCATCGATACCTGCGGGCTGGCCGGCAAAGAGGCTGTCATGCAGGTGCTGCCCTATGTCGATCGGGTACTGTTTTCGCTGAAGGGCAGTACGGAGGGGAGCTATCATGATTTGACCAAGGCCAAGCGTAAAGATATCCTGGCGAATCTGCGGTTGATTGCGGCCCGCAAGCCGGTGACTTTGCGCTATGTACTGATTCCCGGCTACACGGATGGCAAGGATAGTCTGGCTGCCCTTATCGGCATTGTGCATGCTTTGCCGCAGACTGTGGAGGTGGAGGTCCTGCCCTATCATACCATGGGCATTGTCAAATGGGATGAACTCGGCTGGGACTATACGTTACGGGATGTACCGGAACCGTCCAAGGGCGAGGTGGATTCTTTCCGCCAGTCCCTGCGTCAGGCCGGGATCAGGCTGGCTGCGACGGAAAACTGA
- the recG gene encoding ATP-dependent DNA helicase RecG: MQLTDSIQYVKGVGPKKTAELKRLGLRTVYDLLTYFPRTYEDQSVLTKISELQAGETVTVAGTIMNVSERQGGRRGMTILMALIGDGTGMLQVTWFNQKYLKNKLKVGKKVFVTGKAAYAYGGRGQFAMSQLHSFEILDEEAEPESRTGIVPVYPATEKLNQKFFRKVIAGLFAEELAIHDLIPPRVMKAYGLLTRQQALRDMHFPADFSVLQAARKHLAFEELYLIQCGLLLLKRQARENSKGIRHLLSSELVAKVQAALPFRLTDDQARTWQEIQRDMESPLPMRRLVQGDVGSGKTVIAMLALVKTVENGYQGALMAPTEILASQHYEGFLWQLEPLGIRIGFLSGRLTKKKREEMYARIAAQEVDIVIGTHALIQEGVDFAKLGLVVTDEQHRFGIAQRAELEKKGHLMPDVLVMTATPIPRTMTLTVYGDLDVSLIQQLPPGRQPIRTFVRKPDRRDLIYDYVHQQLAAGRQAYVVCPLIEMNEESDLPSAEEVYDELCYGIFRDMPCGLVHGRMKAAEKEQVMQDFYEDKIKLLVSTTVIEVGVNVPNASIMVVEHAERFGLAQLHQLRGRIGRGQYKSYCILVSEMKTENARERLKIMAETSDGFKLAEEDLRLRGPGQFFGSMQHGLPDLKVADVLGDMDILLQARQAAQETVASREERQDILPILALQYKEQFENITDI, encoded by the coding sequence TTGCAACTGACGGATTCGATACAATATGTGAAGGGCGTGGGCCCGAAAAAAACGGCGGAGCTGAAGCGGCTGGGGCTGCGTACGGTTTATGATCTGCTGACGTATTTTCCCCGTACCTATGAAGACCAGAGTGTGCTGACGAAAATATCAGAACTGCAGGCTGGAGAAACGGTGACGGTGGCAGGCACGATTATGAATGTTTCCGAGCGGCAGGGCGGCCGGCGGGGCATGACCATATTGATGGCGCTGATTGGTGATGGCACAGGGATGCTGCAGGTTACCTGGTTCAATCAGAAGTATCTGAAAAACAAGCTGAAGGTGGGCAAAAAAGTCTTTGTGACCGGCAAGGCTGCCTATGCCTATGGCGGGCGGGGACAGTTTGCCATGAGCCAATTGCACAGCTTCGAGATTCTGGATGAGGAGGCAGAACCGGAGAGCCGGACGGGCATTGTGCCGGTTTATCCCGCTACGGAAAAGCTCAATCAGAAATTCTTCCGCAAGGTCATTGCCGGCCTGTTCGCGGAAGAACTCGCCATCCATGATCTGATTCCCCCGCGGGTGATGAAGGCTTATGGTTTGCTGACGCGTCAACAGGCGTTGCGGGATATGCATTTCCCCGCAGATTTTTCGGTGTTACAGGCGGCGCGGAAGCATCTGGCGTTTGAAGAACTCTACCTGATCCAATGCGGGCTGTTGCTGCTCAAGCGGCAGGCGCGGGAGAACAGCAAGGGCATCCGGCATCTGCTCAGCAGTGAGCTGGTGGCCAAGGTTCAGGCGGCTTTGCCCTTCCGGCTGACGGATGACCAGGCCCGGACTTGGCAGGAAATCCAGCGGGATATGGAAAGTCCCCTGCCCATGCGGCGCTTGGTGCAGGGTGATGTGGGCTCCGGCAAGACCGTCATCGCCATGCTGGCGCTGGTGAAAACCGTGGAAAACGGCTATCAGGGGGCACTGATGGCGCCCACGGAAATCCTGGCCAGCCAGCATTATGAAGGCTTCCTCTGGCAATTGGAGCCCTTGGGGATTCGCATCGGTTTCCTGTCCGGGCGGCTGACGAAAAAGAAGCGGGAGGAAATGTACGCCAGGATTGCGGCGCAGGAAGTGGATATTGTGATTGGCACCCATGCGCTGATTCAGGAAGGCGTGGATTTTGCCAAACTCGGTCTGGTGGTCACCGATGAGCAGCACCGCTTTGGCATCGCCCAGCGGGCGGAGCTGGAGAAGAAGGGACATCTTATGCCGGATGTATTGGTCATGACGGCAACGCCGATTCCCCGCACCATGACCTTGACCGTCTATGGGGATCTGGATGTGTCCCTGATTCAGCAGCTGCCGCCGGGGCGTCAGCCCATCCGTACCTTTGTGCGCAAGCCGGATAGGCGGGATCTGATCTATGATTATGTGCATCAGCAATTGGCCGCCGGGCGGCAGGCCTATGTGGTCTGTCCCTTGATTGAGATGAACGAGGAAAGCGATCTGCCCTCTGCCGAAGAAGTCTATGACGAACTGTGCTATGGGATTTTCCGGGATATGCCTTGCGGTCTTGTCCATGGCAGGATGAAGGCGGCGGAAAAAGAGCAGGTGATGCAGGATTTCTATGAAGATAAGATAAAACTTTTGGTATCCACTACGGTAATCGAGGTGGGGGTCAATGTGCCCAATGCCAGCATCATGGTGGTGGAGCATGCGGAACGCTTTGGCCTGGCTCAGCTGCATCAGCTGCGGGGACGCATTGGCCGCGGGCAGTATAAATCCTACTGCATTCTCGTGTCGGAGATGAAGACGGAAAATGCCCGGGAGCGCCTCAAGATCATGGCCGAGACCAGTGATGGATTCAAGCTGGCGGAAGAAGATCTGCGCCTGCGGGGCCCGGGGCAGTTCTTCGGTTCCATGCAGCATGGCCTGCCGGATCTGAAGGTGGCGGATGTGCTGGGGGATATGGACATCCTGCTACAAGCCCGGCAGGCGGCCCAGGAAACCGTGGCCAGCCGTGAGGAACGGCAGGACATCCTGCCGATTCTGGCGCTGCAGTATAAGGAGCAGTTCGAAAATATCACGGATATTTGA
- the dapB gene encoding 4-hydroxy-tetrahydrodipicolinate reductase, with protein sequence MVTVLVNGACGRMGQAVLKAVQEAEDLQLVGAVDIRGGADCGELVGLPKNNVTVETDLTAALERLKPEVMIDFTRPDVVFDNVMAALKAKVSPVVGTTGLSEEQKTEIRKLAEENDTPAFIAPNFAIGAVLMMVMAKQAAKYMPEVEIIELHHDNKLDAPSGTAVQTAAMIAEVRAAHKQGHPEEKEKIAGARGADYEGMHIHSVRLPGYVAHQEVIFGGLGQTLTIRHDSLNRESFMPGVVLAAQKVRGLKGLTVGLDKLLEF encoded by the coding sequence TTGGTAACAGTATTGGTGAATGGTGCCTGTGGCCGCATGGGGCAGGCCGTGTTGAAGGCTGTGCAGGAAGCGGAGGATCTGCAGCTGGTCGGCGCTGTGGATATCCGTGGCGGTGCTGACTGCGGTGAACTGGTCGGCTTGCCGAAAAACAATGTGACGGTGGAAACGGATCTCACCGCAGCTTTGGAACGGCTCAAGCCGGAAGTTATGATTGACTTCACCCGTCCGGATGTGGTCTTTGACAATGTGATGGCGGCACTCAAGGCCAAGGTCAGTCCGGTGGTGGGTACGACGGGGCTCAGCGAGGAGCAGAAGACAGAAATCCGCAAGCTGGCAGAAGAAAATGACACGCCAGCCTTTATCGCGCCGAATTTTGCCATCGGTGCGGTCCTGATGATGGTTATGGCCAAGCAGGCGGCAAAATACATGCCTGAGGTGGAGATCATTGAACTCCATCATGACAATAAACTCGATGCTCCCTCGGGGACGGCGGTGCAGACGGCGGCGATGATTGCCGAGGTGCGGGCGGCACATAAGCAGGGCCATCCGGAGGAAAAGGAAAAGATTGCAGGTGCCCGTGGTGCCGATTACGAGGGCATGCATATCCATAGCGTACGCCTGCCGGGCTATGTGGCTCATCAGGAAGTCATCTTCGGCGGTCTGGGACAGACCCTTACGATCCGTCATGATTCCCTGAACCGGGAATCCTTTATGCCCGGTGTCGTGCTGGCTGCGCAGAAGGTTCGCGGTCTCAAGGGCTTGACTGTCGGTTTGGATAAACTCCTGGAGTTTTAA
- a CDS encoding aspartate-semialdehyde dehydrogenase: MKKYNVAILGATGAVGQEFLNLIEERNFPFADLKMLASKRSAGKKIQFMGKEYTVEEATVDSFKGVDIALFAGGSASKEFAPAAVKAGAVVIDNSSTFRMDPEVPLVVPEVNPEAIAQHKGIIANPNCSTIIMVMALKPLYDISKIKRVVVSTYQAVSGGGKEAMAELEQQVADIVAGKPVTANILPGAALKKHYQIAFNLLPQIDVFKENLYTKEEMKMIDETKKIMSDQDMRITATTIRVPVYRSHAESVNVEFADEVSVEAARKALAAFPGVEVVDNPDEQLYPQPLETSGKNDVAVGRLRKDYSIENGLNMWICGDQIRKGAALNALQIAEYMIEHEMV, encoded by the coding sequence ATGAAAAAGTATAATGTGGCAATCTTGGGGGCAACGGGTGCCGTTGGTCAGGAATTCCTGAACCTTATCGAGGAACGTAATTTCCCCTTTGCCGATTTGAAGATGCTGGCTTCCAAGCGCAGCGCCGGTAAAAAAATCCAGTTCATGGGCAAGGAATACACGGTTGAGGAAGCTACGGTGGATTCCTTCAAAGGCGTGGACATCGCTCTGTTCGCTGGCGGCAGCGCCAGCAAGGAGTTCGCTCCGGCTGCTGTAAAGGCTGGTGCTGTGGTTATCGATAACTCCAGCACCTTCCGCATGGACCCGGAAGTTCCTCTGGTTGTGCCGGAAGTCAACCCGGAAGCCATTGCCCAGCATAAGGGCATCATTGCCAATCCGAACTGCTCCACGATCATCATGGTCATGGCCCTGAAGCCGCTCTATGATATTTCCAAGATCAAGCGCGTGGTTGTTTCCACCTATCAGGCCGTATCCGGTGGCGGCAAGGAAGCCATGGCAGAGCTTGAGCAGCAGGTGGCCGATATCGTAGCAGGCAAGCCTGTTACGGCCAATATCCTGCCGGGTGCTGCCCTCAAGAAACATTATCAGATTGCCTTCAACCTGCTGCCGCAGATCGATGTCTTCAAGGAAAACCTCTACACCAAAGAGGAAATGAAGATGATCGACGAGACAAAGAAGATCATGAGCGATCAGGATATGCGCATTACGGCTACCACCATCCGCGTGCCGGTATACCGCAGCCATGCGGAATCCGTCAACGTGGAATTTGCGGACGAAGTCAGCGTCGAAGCTGCCCGCAAGGCCCTCGCAGCTTTCCCGGGTGTTGAAGTGGTGGACAATCCGGATGAACAGCTCTATCCGCAGCCGCTGGAAACCTCTGGCAAGAATGATGTAGCGGTTGGCCGTCTGCGCAAGGACTATTCCATCGAGAATGGCCTGAACATGTGGATCTGCGGTGACCAGATCCGCAAGGGCGCAGCTCTCAATGCTCTGCAGATTGCTGAATATATGATTGAACATGAAATGGTGTAA
- a CDS encoding Sec-independent protein translocase subunit TatA/TatB has protein sequence MISPYTAGALVLVALIVFGPSKLPEIGKALGKGIKEFKSGVAEESKKPEEQQMLNVTEQPKELPKADQQTKQ, from the coding sequence ATGATTAGTCCATATACTGCAGGTGCGCTGGTGCTCGTAGCATTGATCGTGTTTGGCCCGAGCAAGCTGCCGGAAATCGGCAAGGCACTGGGCAAGGGCATCAAGGAATTCAAGTCCGGTGTGGCTGAGGAAAGCAAGAAACCGGAAGAGCAGCAGATGTTGAACGTGACCGAGCAGCCGAAAGAACTGCCTAAGGCTGACCAGCAGACGAAGCAGTAA
- the tatC gene encoding twin-arginine translocase subunit TatC, giving the protein MAEEQKYEEIEAPKQIGAPADAEVVLDDGSMSLIAHLTELRSRLIKCLVATAIGSCVGYFFIQDIMHYITLPAGKLYYMQPAEAFFTYLKVACVAGFLLALPIIFWQVWRFFLPALTTRERMVLGIVVPTSVVLFFCGLAFSFFLVLPAGIKFFLGFGNTELEALLSVNKYFDFVIMFVLPFGFIFELPLVMTIMGKLGLITSAFLKKYQRIIIFLSFVVGAIITPTPDVFTQSMIALPIIVLYEVGYFIVRYILRR; this is encoded by the coding sequence ATGGCAGAAGAACAAAAATATGAAGAAATCGAGGCGCCAAAGCAGATTGGCGCCCCGGCAGATGCCGAAGTGGTGCTGGACGACGGCAGCATGTCCCTGATCGCCCATCTGACGGAGCTCAGGAGCCGGCTTATCAAGTGCCTGGTGGCGACGGCCATTGGCAGCTGCGTGGGCTACTTTTTCATTCAGGACATCATGCACTATATCACCCTGCCTGCAGGCAAGCTCTATTATATGCAGCCTGCGGAAGCCTTCTTCACCTATCTGAAGGTGGCCTGTGTGGCCGGGTTCCTCTTGGCACTGCCTATTATCTTTTGGCAGGTATGGCGGTTTTTCCTGCCGGCCCTGACCACCAGGGAACGCATGGTGCTTGGTATCGTGGTACCGACATCAGTCGTTCTTTTTTTCTGTGGGCTGGCTTTTTCCTTTTTCCTGGTATTGCCGGCGGGCATCAAGTTTTTCTTGGGCTTCGGCAATACGGAGCTGGAGGCATTATTATCCGTAAACAAATACTTTGACTTTGTCATCATGTTTGTGCTGCCCTTTGGCTTTATCTTTGAATTGCCGCTGGTCATGACCATCATGGGGAAACTGGGGCTGATCACTTCCGCCTTTCTCAAGAAGTATCAGCGGATCATCATCTTCCTATCCTTCGTGGTGGGGGCAATCATCACGCCGACGCCGGATGTATTCACCCAGTCCATGATTGCCTTGCCAATCATTGTACTCTATGAAGTAGGCTATTTTATTGTTCGTTATATTTTACGCAGATAA
- a CDS encoding menaquinone biosynthesis decarboxylase, translated as MAYKDLREFMADLESKGLLKRIKTEVDPELEITEITDRVSKMEGDKNVALLFENVKGSKMPVLMNAFGSYERMAMALGVEKLDDVGDELREMLKLPYVSLQNKMSVVTMIPMIKRAINFPKYVKNAPCQEVVETENPNLDEIPILKCWPDDGGPFVTLPLVFTKNPKTGKRNVGMYRLQKYDSRTTGMHWHIHKNGAENFRDMKAQGGDRIEAAVAIGTDPVITYAATAPLPRDIDEMVFAGFLRHKSVEMVKCKTVDIEVPATAEIILEGYVLTDEKRREGPFGDHTGYYSLADDYPVFHITAITHRKDPIYFSTVVGKPPMEDCYLAKATERIFLPLLQQMQPEIIDINMPLEGVFHDCCIVSIKKQYPMQARKVMHALWGMGQMMNVKMIIVVDAHVNVQDLKEVWWRVYNNIDAKHDLEIVEGPLDVLDHSSPMAKWGSKMGIDATKTWPEEGHTREWPEEINMSEEIKARVDAKWKELGLD; from the coding sequence TTGGCTTATAAGGATTTGCGGGAGTTTATGGCCGATTTGGAGTCCAAGGGGCTCTTGAAGCGCATAAAGACCGAGGTGGATCCCGAGCTGGAGATTACGGAGATCACCGACCGGGTATCCAAGATGGAAGGGGACAAGAATGTCGCCCTGCTCTTTGAGAATGTCAAGGGCTCCAAGATGCCTGTGCTCATGAATGCCTTTGGCAGCTATGAGCGTATGGCCATGGCCCTGGGCGTGGAAAAGCTCGATGATGTGGGGGATGAGCTGCGGGAGATGCTGAAGCTTCCCTATGTTTCCCTGCAGAACAAGATGAGCGTTGTGACTATGATCCCCATGATCAAGCGGGCCATCAACTTCCCAAAATACGTGAAGAATGCGCCCTGCCAGGAAGTGGTGGAGACGGAAAATCCGAACTTGGATGAAATCCCCATCCTCAAATGCTGGCCGGATGATGGCGGCCCCTTCGTGACCTTGCCGCTGGTGTTCACCAAAAACCCAAAGACGGGTAAGCGCAATGTGGGCATGTACCGCCTGCAGAAATACGACAGCCGCACCACGGGCATGCATTGGCATATCCATAAGAACGGCGCCGAGAATTTCCGGGATATGAAGGCCCAGGGCGGCGACCGCATCGAAGCGGCTGTGGCCATCGGTACAGATCCTGTGATTACCTATGCGGCAACGGCACCGCTGCCCCGGGACATCGACGAGATGGTCTTCGCCGGTTTCCTGCGGCATAAATCCGTGGAAATGGTCAAGTGCAAGACCGTGGATATCGAAGTGCCGGCTACGGCGGAAATCATTCTCGAAGGCTATGTGCTGACGGATGAGAAGCGCCGGGAAGGCCCTTTTGGCGACCATACAGGCTATTATTCCCTGGCGGACGATTATCCCGTGTTCCATATCACGGCCATCACCCACCGGAAAGACCCAATCTACTTCTCCACGGTGGTGGGCAAGCCTCCTATGGAGGACTGCTATCTGGCCAAAGCTACGGAACGCATCTTCCTGCCGCTGTTGCAGCAGATGCAGCCGGAAATCATCGATATCAATATGCCGCTGGAAGGCGTGTTCCATGACTGCTGCATCGTGTCCATCAAGAAGCAGTACCCCATGCAGGCCCGTAAGGTCATGCATGCACTCTGGGGCATGGGCCAGATGATGAACGTCAAGATGATCATCGTGGTGGATGCCCATGTGAACGTACAGGATTTGAAAGAAGTATGGTGGCGGGTGTATAATAATATCGATGCCAAGCACGATCTGGAAATCGTGGAAGGCCCGCTGGATGTTCTGGATCATTCCTCGCCTATGGCGAAATGGGGTTCCAAGATGGGCATTGATGCCACCAAGACCTGGCCGGAGGAAGGCCATACCCGCGAATGGCCGGAGGAAATCAATATGAGCGAGGAAATCAAGGCCAGGGTTGACGCCAAGTGGAAGGAGCTTGGTCTGGATTGA